Within the Bacteroidota bacterium genome, the region GCGCGCGGCTTTCTGCTCCGCTTTCTTCTTGGAGCGCGCCGTGCCCCGTCCGTAGGCGTTCTCGCCCACGTGCACCTCGACCGTGAACCGGCGATCGTGGCTCGGCCCCTCCTCGTGGACGACGAGGTAGGACGGCTGCGGCCACGCGCGGGCCTGGGCGTACTCCAGGAGTAGGCTCTTGTAGTTGCTGCGCGTTGCGGCGAGGTCGTCCAAGTCGACGCGTTCGTCGAGGAGGTCGAGGACGAACGTGCGCGCCGCCTCGATGCCCTGGTCGCGGTAGAGCGCGCCGAGGATCGCCTCGAAGGCGTCGGCAAGGATGGTCGCGTTGTGGCGGCCGTCGGTGGAGGCCATGTTGTCGCTCATGAGGATGAGCGGGCCGAGATCGATGGCCTCGGCGTAGGCTGCGAGCGCCTGCCCGTTGACCAGCTTGGCGCGCATGCGCGTGAGGAAGCCCTCGTCGCGGTCGGGGAACTCGTCGTAGAGCCGCTCGGCGACGATCATGCCCAACACGGCGTCGCCGAGGAACTCTAGGCGCTCGTTGGAGAGCAGATGGCTGTCGGGCTGGCCGCGCAGCACGGAGCGGTGGCGCAGCGCCCGCTCGTAGAGCGCGAGGTCGCCGACGGGCATGCCGAAGAGCGCTTCGAGGTCGCCGCGGGCCACGCCGGCCGGGCTCGCTTTGGGCGGGCGGCGCAAGAAGCGAAGTGCGCGCCCGAGCAGCGCGGCGGCGGCCGCGGCGCGCGAGGAGGAGCCGTTGCTGGTGACCGTGGTCGCCATCCTGAAGAGCAAAGAAGACACGCGCCGCATCAGGACGAGCAGGCGCGCCCGAGACACAAAGGCAGAAGCAGCGAAGCCGAGGGCGCGGCGATGCGGGCAGGGGTGGACATCTAATCTCCTTGTTTTCGTCCAAGGCTGCAAGCCCTTTTCTGGACAAGGGGGACAGCCTGCGACCTTTTGTTTGTAGTTCGCTCGCTTGTGGGACGCTCTCGGTGCTCGCTGTGGTTTGTTGCGTGTTGCGTGTTGCGTGGAAGCAAACTAGCCACCTCGCCGCGCCTAAACGAGTTCGTCCTCCTCTTCTCTAGTCGCTAGTTACCAGTCGCCTCCCTACCTTCCCCCACGCTCTTCTCCCCTCGATCCCCCCTCGCCATGCGACTCACCTTCTGGGGCGCGGCCCGCACCGTCACCGGCTCGCAGCACCTCGTCGAAACCGCCAGCGGCCACCGCCTCCTGCTCGACTGCGGGCTCTACCAGGGCCGCCGCTCCGAGGCCAACCGCATCAACCGCACCTTCGGCTTCGACGCCGCCTCGCTCGATGTCGTTCTGCTCTCGCATGCGCACATCGACCACTCCGGGTTGCTTCCGAAGCTCTACCGCGAGGGCTTCCGCGGGCGCATCTACGCCACGCACGCCACGCGCGACCTCTGCGCGCTCATGCTCCGCGACAGCGCCTACATCCAGGGCAAGGACGCCGAGTTCTACAACCGCAAGCTCCGCAAGCGCGGCCAGCCGCAGGTCGAACCGCTCTATGAGATGGAGGACGCCGAGGACGTGATGAACCTCTTCGTCGGCGTGGGCTACCGGCAGCCGTTCACGCCCGTCGAAGGCGTCTCGGTCGAGTACCGCGACGCAGGGCACATCCTGGGCTCAGCGTCGATGGTGCTCTCGGTCACGGAAAGCGGCACCACGAAGCGCGTCGGCTTCACGGGCGACCTCGGCATGCCCGACCGCCCCATCCTCCGCGACCCGCAGCCGATGGCCGACTGCGACGTGCTCATCGCCGAGTCGACTTACGGCGGGCGCACCCACGAGCCCGCCGACCAGGCGAAGGACCGCCTCCGCGAGATCATCAGCGAGACGGCGGCGCGCGGCGGCAAGGTCATCATCCCGGCGTTCGCCGTCGGGCGCACGCAGACGCTCGTCTACTACCTCGACCAGCTCGCCACCGAAGGCGCGCTGCCGGACCTGCCGGTCTTCGTCGACAGCCCGCTCGCGGTCAACGTCACCGGCGTCTTCCAGAGCCACCCCGAGTGCTACGACCGCGACCTCCTCGACTATATGCTCGCCGACCCGAACCCGTTCGGCTTCAAGCGCCTCGAATACGTCCGCGAGGCCGAGCGCTCGAAACAGCTCAACGACCTCAAGGTGCCGTTCGTGGTCATCTCGGCGAGCGGCATGGCCGAGGCCGGGCGCATCCTCCACCACCTCCGCAACCACATCGAGAACCCGAAAAACACGGTGCTGATCGTCGGCTACCAGGCCGAGCATACGCTCGGGCGGCGCATCGTCGAAGAGCGGCGCGAGGTCAAGATCTTCGGCCAGCCGCACCAGCTCCGCGCGAACGTGGAGGTGCTCAACTTCTTCAGCGCCCACGCCGACGAGCCAACCCTGGTCGACTTCGTCGGCACGCAGGACCGCGACCGCCTCCAGCGCATCTTCCTCGTCCACGGCGACCTCGAACGCCAGCAAGCCATGACGCACGCGCTCAACGAAGACGGCTGGGCCGACGTCGCCATCCCCGAGCGCGGCGAGTCGTTCGACGTGTAGCCCAACCTCTGACTACGCCAGCACGATTGACTACGCCAGCACGATCTGCTTGCGGAGGCGCGCGACGGGGATGTTGAGCTGCTCGCGGTACTTCGTGACGGTGCGGCGGGCGATGTTGAAGCCCTTCTCCGAGAGCGCGTCGGCGATCTTCTGGTCCGAGAGCGGCTTGCGCTTGTCCTCGGCCGCGATGATCTGCTCGATGATCGCCTTGACCTCCTTGTTCGATACCTCCTCGCCACTGTCGGTCGTGAGGCCTTCGGAGAAGTAGTACTTCAGTTCGTAGACGCCCCACTCGGTCTGGACGTACTTCCCGTTGACGACGCGGCTCACCGTCGAGATGTCCATCTCGATGATCTCGGCAACGTCCTTGAGGATCATCGGCTTGAGGTGGCCTTCGCCCATCCGGAAGAAGTCCTCCTGGATCTCGACGATGGCGTGCATCACCTTGAGCATCGTCTGTCGCCGCTGGTTGATCGAGTTGATGAACCAGCGCGCCGATTCCAGGCGGCTCTTGAGGAACGTGCGCGTCTCGTTGGAGCGTCCGTGGCGCTTGCGGCCGTTGCGGCCGTTCTTCGCACCCGCTTTCGAGGCAGCGAGACGGCCCTTTTTCTTGTCGACCGACATCTGGTTCCACATCTGCCGGTAGTGCCGGTTGACGCGGAGTTCGGGCGCGTTGCGGCCGTTGAGCGTGATGATGAACTCGCCGTCGACCTCCTTGACCGTGAAGTCGGGCGTGATGTAGTTGATCTGCGCCGAAAACTCGCCCTCACCGGGCTTCGGGTTGAGCGAGCGAATCAAGTCGTAGGCCTCCTTCAGCTCTTCCTCGTCGATGGAGAGCTTGCGCATGATCGTCCCGAAGTGCTTCATCGTGAACGCCTTGTAGGCGGTCGTGAGCATCTGGCGGGCATGCGTGCGGCCCGGCGTGTCGGACGGCATCACGTCGAGCTGGACGAGCAGGCACTCCTTCAGGTCGCGCGCGGCGATCCCGGCCGGTTCGAGGCGCTGGATGCGCGTGAGGACCTTCTCAACGTCGTCCTCGGTGAGCATCAGGCCCTGGTTGAACATGATGTCGTCGATGATCGACGTGATGGGGCGGCGGAGGTAGCCGTCCTCGTCGATGGAACCGATGACCTGCTCGGCGATGACCGTCTCGTGGTCGTTGAGGCTCAAGAGCCCGATCTGGTCGAGGAGGTTCTCGGCGAGCGTGGTGCGCGCGGGCATCGGAATCTCGCGGTCCTCCTCCAGCGCAGAGTGGTCGACCTGCGCCTTGTAGCCGTAGAGGTCGTCGCCGTTGTTGAGGTACTCGTCCCAGTCGAAGTCGTCCTCGGAATTGGCCTCGGTGTCGCGCTGGTCGGCGTCGGGGCGGTCCTCTACGCCCTCAGCCGTCGGCGACTCGTCAGGCTCGGTCTGGATGATCTCGTCCTCTTCCTCCATGCCCTCTTCGAGGACCGGGTTGGTCTCCAGCTCGGCCTTGATGCGCTGTTCGAGCGCGAGCGTCGGCAACTGCAGCAGCTTGATATACTGGATCTGCTGCGGCGACAGCTTCTGCTGCAGGCTTTGCTTTTGTTGGAGGTTGAGCATGGCGGAGAGTGCGGCTGGACCGCCGGGGTGACGGAGGAGGGAGGGAAAGCTTAGAGGAGTGCCAAGTGGCAGGTGTCAAGGAGGCCTTGGGTGCGAGTGTCTTGCTACCTGTCACTTGTTTCTTGCTACTCACGGCGCATCGCGTCGTTGAGCGTGGCGATGCGGTCGCGGACGGCTGCGCGGAAGCGCTGGTACCAGTCGGGGCCGTACTTGCGCGTCAGCGGCGTTTCGAGAAAGTCGGCGAGTTGGGTGTTCGTGCGCGTGCCATGGTTGATCGCGGGGCGGCAGAGGTCGATCTGCTCGTAGTTGACGACGTCGGTGCCAGGACCATCGTCGGTTGGGTAGGTCTCGATGCGGATCGGGTAGAGGTGGCAGGAGATCGGCTTCTCGAAGGTGAGGCGGCCGGCGTGGTACGCCTGTTGCAGGGCGCACTTGGCGACGGCGCGGTCGTAGACGACGAAGACGCACTCGCGATTGTCGACGGTAGTCGTGGCGTAGTGCCCCGGCTCATCCTCCTCCCAGACGCCGTCGCGGTCGATGACGGCGAGGGCCTCGGGGCGAAGGCGGTCCCGGACGACAGGGAGCGCGTGTTCGAGCTCCTGGCGTTCGTCTGGGTCGAGCGGCGCGCCCCGATCGCCGTGGACGCAGCAGCCGCCGAGGCAGCGGCCGAGGTGGCAGGCGAAGGGCGCGTCGAGCACCGCGTCGGACACGAGTACGTGGTCTACAGCAAACATCGTACCCATAACCTAGAAGGTTACCGAGCCAGTGTCAATAACCTCCTGGTTTTGCAACGCGATTTTCGCCGAGAGCCTCAAATGGAGCGCATAATCGACACATTTTTTCGCCAAACCTTGTGGACAAAATGTGCTCTCTCGGCTTCGGAACCCATGACACGAGGCTGACACCGCCTGCGCGTAGCTTGTAGCTCTCGCCCCCCCTCTCCAGGTTCTACCCGCGCAGGCCGCGCCGCGCGCCGATGCCCAGCAGTGACGCCATGACGACGCCCGAACGCGGCCCGCTCGCCGCCCAGCCCGACACCCGCGACGCTGACCTCGAACGGCAGCTCCGCCCCCGCTCGCTCGACGAGTTCATTGGGCAGGAGAAGATCAAGAGTAACCTCCGCGTCTTCATGACCGCCGCCCTGCAACGCGGCGAGACACTCGATCACGTGCTGCTCTCCGGTCCGCCCGGCCTCGGCAAGACAACCCTCGCCATCATTATCGCTGAGGAGATGGGCGCAGCCGTCAAGACGACGTCCGGCCCGGCGCTCGATAAGCCCGCCTCGATCGCGGGGCTGCTGACCAATCTGGAAGAAGGCGACGTGCTCTTCATCGACGAGATCCACCGGCTCAGCCCGGTCATCGAGGAGTACCTCTACTCGGCGATGGAGGACGGGGCCATCGACATCCTGATCGACTCCGGCCCGTCCGCGCGGAGCGTGCGCCTGGCACTGCCGCCCTTCACGCTCGTCGGCGCAACGACGCGCAAAGGATTGCTGACCGCCCCGCTGCGCGCCCGCTTCGGCATCGACTTCCGCTACGACTACTACACCGCCGATGTGCTCCGCCGCATCGTCCTCCGCTCCGCCGATGTGCTCGGCGTGGAGATCGACGAGCAGGGCGCGCACGAGATCGCGCGCCGCAGCCGGGGCACGCCGCGCATCGCCAACCGGCTCCTCCGCCGCGCCCGCGACTTCGCCGAGGTGGACGGCGACGGCGTCATCACGATCGCGCTCGCCGACCGCGCCCTCAACGCGCTCGACGTGGACGAGGCCGGGCTGGACGACATGGACACGCGCATTCTGCTGGCGCTCCTGGAGAAGTTCGAGGGCGGCCCCGTGGGCGTCTCGACGCTCGCTGTGGCCGTGGGCGAGGACCCCGGCACCATCGAGGAGGTCTACGAGCCGTACCTCATCCAGGAGGGCTTCATGGCGCGCACCCCGCGCGGGCGCGTCGCCGCCCGCCGCGCCTACGACCACTTCGACTACCAGCCGCCGCTCAAGTCCGGCGACCTGTTTCCATTTGAGTAGGAGTTAAGCCTTTGGACACCAACCTTTAAACACCCCTCAAACCCTTGTCAATTATCGAGACAGCATCCGCAGCATTCGGTTTACTTGAGGCAGGAATAAGACTTAGCAAGTCGACTACCGACGGCGACTTGGGGATCAGCCTCAAGATCAAAAACCTGGCTGTTGGTAAGAGTCGATTGGACACTGGTGCAGCACTAGCTTTTCTGGTTGTGACAAACAACTCGGACCAGCCTCGCTCCATAACGGATATCATTCTCGACTGGGGCACAACCCGAGCCAATCGCGTTCCCCTCGTCAGCCTAGAACCTATAGATTCTTTTGACTCTGCCCTAAATGAGCTTGACGCCAAGTCCCATGTGTATTCAGCTCTCTTCTACGAGGTCGATCCACTTTTCGCCGACTTGCGTATCCTGCCAGACGACATATACCTACGCCCAAATGAGTCACGTTCCGGTTGCGCGCTCTTTGCCTTCGAGGAGAAAGCAGGGGTAAGTGCTCCCTTAATCATAGTGGAGGTCGGTGGGCTTGGAGTGCTGTCGAAATCGCTTTGGTGCAACCCACGTGTCGAACCAGTACCGAAGGCGATCGAGGTAAAGTGACCTGTTCCCGTTTGAGTAGGAAGCCGAGGGCTTCAGGGGTTCAATTTCTCAGCAGTTCAGTGGGAGCTCACTGAAACACCGAACCCCTGGAGAACCCGAGCACCCAGTGCAGTGGTAGGTTGGGGCACGCTCTTCTCCTCGCCCCTGCCCCGCATGTCCTGGTACGAAGCCTGGTTTGACTCTGACGCCTACGAGGTCGTCTACCAGAACCGCAACCTCGCCGACGCCCGGCGGCTGCTCGACCTCATCGAGCGCGTCGCCGCGCCCGCACCCGACGCGGCGCTTCTCGATGTCGCCTGCGGGCGCGGGCGCCACGCACGGCTCCTCGCCCAGCGCGGCTACGACGTCACTGGTCTCGACCTCTCCGAGAACGCCATCGCCACGGCGCGCAAGCGGGCGAAACAGGAGGGCTTGAGCGAACGCGTCCGGTTCATGGTCGGCGACATGCGGCTGCCGCACTTCCAGCAGCGCTTCGACGGCGTTGTGAACCTCTTCACGTCGTTCGGCTACTTCGCCGACGAGGCCGACCACGCCCGCGCGGTCAGCGCGATGGCGCAGGCGCTCAAGCCGGGCGGCTTCCTCGTCCAGGACTTCCTCAACGCGTCGTACGTCCGCCAGCACCTCGTCCCTCGCGACGTGCGCACGCTCGACAGCATCGACGTGACGCAGGAGCGCTGGATCGCCGAGGACGCGCCGGGCGGCCCGCGCGTCGAGAAGCGCATCACGCTCTGCTGCTTCGAGTTCGACGAGGCCGAGGGTATCGCGGCCGAGGACCACGTCTTTACGGAGTCGGTCCGCCTGCTCACCCGCGACGACATCGCTGCGCTCTACGACGCCGCTGGCCTGACGCTCCTCGACACCTACGGGACCTACGACGGCGACCCGCACACGCCTGAGAGCCCCCGGCTTATTTTGCACGCACGGGCGTAGTCGGCTTGTCCCTGGTCACCAGTCACTGGTCAGCGACGACAGGGAACCGCCCAGCCGCCCTCACCAGTGACCAAGGACAACGAATCATGGACCAAGCCCTCGCCTACGCGCACGACCACGCCGACACGTTCGTCGACCAACTCCAGAACTGGCTGCGCATCCCGTCGATTTCGACGGACCCCGCGTACAACGACGAGACGCGCCGCGCCGCAACCTGGCTCCGCGACGAACTCGCGCGCGTCGGCGTGCAGGAAGTGCGGCTGATGGAGACCGGCGGGCACCCCATCGTCTACGCCGAGCACCGCGCGGGCGACGACAAGCCGACCGTCCTCGTCTACGGGCACTACGACGTCCAGCCGCCCGACCCGCTGGACCTCTGGACGAGCCCGCCCTTCGAGCCCGTCATCAAAGACGGCGACGCGCGCACGGGCACGCTCTACGCCCGCGGGGCCTGCGACGACAAGGGCCAGGCGTTCATGCACGTCAAGGCGCTCGAAGCCTACCTCCAGAGCGGCACCGACCTGCCCGTCAACCTCAAGTTCCTGATCGAGGGCGAGGAGGAGAGCGGCTCCGTGCACCTCGCCCCGTTCATCGAGGCGAACGCGGACCTGCTCGCCGCCGACGTGGTGCTGATCTCTGACACGGGCCTCTTCGGCCCCGGCATCCCGTCGATCACCTACGGGCTGCGCGGGCTGGCCTTCGTCGAGGTGACGCTGGAGGGGCCCAGCCGCGACCTCCACTCGGGGATGTACGGCGGGGCGATCGAGAACCCGATCAACGCGCTCGCCCGGATGATCGCTGACCTGCACGACGACGACCACCGCATCACCGTCGAGGGCTTCTACGACAACGTGCGCCCGCTCTCCGACGCCGAGCGCGAGCAGTTCGCCGCGCTGCCCTTCGATGTCGCCGAGTGGGCGGGCGAGGTGGGCGTCTCCACGACCAAGACTGAGGGGAGTTTCACCGCACTCGAAGGCGTGTCCGCGCGCCCGACGCTCGACGTGAACGGCATGTGGGGCGGCTACATTGGCAAGGGCGCAAAAACCGTGTTGCCCTCCAAGGCGAGCGCCAAGATCTCGTGCCGCCTCGTCCCGGACCAGACGCCGGACGAGATCACCGAGAAGCTACGCCGCCACTTTGAGGCGCACGTCCCCGACACGATGAAGCTCACGTTCACCGACCTCCACGGCGGGCACGGTGCCATCGTCGACATCACGGCGCCCGCGATGCAGGCCGCCAAGCAGGCGATGCGCGAGGTGTTCGGCCAGGACCCCTACTTCACCCGCGAGGGCGGCTCGATCCCCGTCGTCGCCGACTTCAAGCGGCTGCTCGGCCTCGACTCGGTGCTCCTCGGCTTCGGCCTCGACACCGACGCCATCCACTCGCCCGACGAGCACTTCGGCCTCGACCGTTTCCACCAGGGCATCGAGGCGGGTATCCGCTTCCTGAAGGCCTATGGTGGGTAGACGATCGGCCATCGGCTATCCACTCCTGGCGGCGAGCCTGCTCCTATCTCTGGCAGTGGGCTGCGGAACGAACGAGCGCCGGGCAGCGCCCAACCCACGCGCGGCGGCGGCCGTGCTGGACATGCCCCCGACTGAGGCGTTCGAGACGCTGCGGCAGGGTCTGCTTGACCAGCGCTTCGTGCGGGTCGACTTCAGCGTGGTTGCGGACTCGGGGCGGACGGCGAACCTCTCGGGCGCCTTGTGGCTCGGCCCGCAGAACCGCGCCTGGCTGCGCGCCTCCGGCACCTTTGCAGGCCAGCCGGTCTCCCCGAGCGCGCTCTCCGATGGCGGCCAGATGGTCTACGGCCGCGACGGCCTGACCGATTTCGACGCGCCGGTCCCAACGCCGCCCGCGCTCAACGAGGCACTCGTCGTCGGCTTCTTCGGGATGGGCGTCCTGCACAACCTGGCACTGCTCACCGCCGACACGCCGCCCGACCACGCTGACGGCGCCGCCGCGGCCTGGGTGACGGCCCACGACCTTGCCTGGGGCTCACCGGAGGAGCGCCGCGGACGAACGCTGCAGCCGCTCACGTTCGCGATCCAGATTGAAGGGCAACCGTCCGGCACCGCCACGCTGTGGCTCGACACGGAGACAGGCCACCCGGTCGAGCGGTCGCAGACCGTGCAGTTTGCAACGGGCGCGATGGAGGTCGTGGAGCGCTACCGCACCTGGCGCTTCGACCGCCCCCCGTTCGATTTCGTGCTTCCCCCCGCACCGCCTGACCCCACCGGCAGCGCGGCTCAGTGAGT harbors:
- the rnc gene encoding ribonuclease III → MSSLLFRMATTVTSNGSSSRAAAAAALLGRALRFLRRPPKASPAGVARGDLEALFGMPVGDLALYERALRHRSVLRGQPDSHLLSNERLEFLGDAVLGMIVAERLYDEFPDRDEGFLTRMRAKLVNGQALAAYAEAIDLGPLILMSDNMASTDGRHNATILADAFEAILGALYRDQGIEAARTFVLDLLDERVDLDDLAATRSNYKSLLLEYAQARAWPQPSYLVVHEEGPSHDRRFTVEVHVGENAYGRGTARSKKKAEQKAARVALEYFRQAAEDGAEVTVDAESDA
- a CDS encoding MBL fold metallo-hydrolase, translated to MRLTFWGAARTVTGSQHLVETASGHRLLLDCGLYQGRRSEANRINRTFGFDAASLDVVLLSHAHIDHSGLLPKLYREGFRGRIYATHATRDLCALMLRDSAYIQGKDAEFYNRKLRKRGQPQVEPLYEMEDAEDVMNLFVGVGYRQPFTPVEGVSVEYRDAGHILGSASMVLSVTESGTTKRVGFTGDLGMPDRPILRDPQPMADCDVLIAESTYGGRTHEPADQAKDRLREIISETAARGGKVIIPAFAVGRTQTLVYYLDQLATEGALPDLPVFVDSPLAVNVTGVFQSHPECYDRDLLDYMLADPNPFGFKRLEYVREAERSKQLNDLKVPFVVISASGMAEAGRILHHLRNHIENPKNTVLIVGYQAEHTLGRRIVEERREVKIFGQPHQLRANVEVLNFFSAHADEPTLVDFVGTQDRDRLQRIFLVHGDLERQQAMTHALNEDGWADVAIPERGESFDV
- the rpoN gene encoding RNA polymerase factor sigma-54; protein product: MLNLQQKQSLQQKLSPQQIQYIKLLQLPTLALEQRIKAELETNPVLEEGMEEEDEIIQTEPDESPTAEGVEDRPDADQRDTEANSEDDFDWDEYLNNGDDLYGYKAQVDHSALEEDREIPMPARTTLAENLLDQIGLLSLNDHETVIAEQVIGSIDEDGYLRRPITSIIDDIMFNQGLMLTEDDVEKVLTRIQRLEPAGIAARDLKECLLVQLDVMPSDTPGRTHARQMLTTAYKAFTMKHFGTIMRKLSIDEEELKEAYDLIRSLNPKPGEGEFSAQINYITPDFTVKEVDGEFIITLNGRNAPELRVNRHYRQMWNQMSVDKKKGRLAASKAGAKNGRNGRKRHGRSNETRTFLKSRLESARWFINSINQRRQTMLKVMHAIVEIQEDFFRMGEGHLKPMILKDVAEIIEMDISTVSRVVNGKYVQTEWGVYELKYYFSEGLTTDSGEEVSNKEVKAIIEQIIAAEDKRKPLSDQKIADALSEKGFNIARRTVTKYREQLNIPVARLRKQIVLA
- a CDS encoding DUF3109 family protein, with protein sequence MGTMFAVDHVLVSDAVLDAPFACHLGRCLGGCCVHGDRGAPLDPDERQELEHALPVVRDRLRPEALAVIDRDGVWEEDEPGHYATTTVDNRECVFVVYDRAVAKCALQQAYHAGRLTFEKPISCHLYPIRIETYPTDDGPGTDVVNYEQIDLCRPAINHGTRTNTQLADFLETPLTRKYGPDWYQRFRAAVRDRIATLNDAMRRE
- the ruvB gene encoding Holliday junction branch migration DNA helicase RuvB, which produces MTTPERGPLAAQPDTRDADLERQLRPRSLDEFIGQEKIKSNLRVFMTAALQRGETLDHVLLSGPPGLGKTTLAIIIAEEMGAAVKTTSGPALDKPASIAGLLTNLEEGDVLFIDEIHRLSPVIEEYLYSAMEDGAIDILIDSGPSARSVRLALPPFTLVGATTRKGLLTAPLRARFGIDFRYDYYTADVLRRIVLRSADVLGVEIDEQGAHEIARRSRGTPRIANRLLRRARDFAEVDGDGVITIALADRALNALDVDEAGLDDMDTRILLALLEKFEGGPVGVSTLAVAVGEDPGTIEEVYEPYLIQEGFMARTPRGRVAARRAYDHFDYQPPLKSGDLFPFE
- a CDS encoding class I SAM-dependent methyltransferase, which encodes MSWYEAWFDSDAYEVVYQNRNLADARRLLDLIERVAAPAPDAALLDVACGRGRHARLLAQRGYDVTGLDLSENAIATARKRAKQEGLSERVRFMVGDMRLPHFQQRFDGVVNLFTSFGYFADEADHARAVSAMAQALKPGGFLVQDFLNASYVRQHLVPRDVRTLDSIDVTQERWIAEDAPGGPRVEKRITLCCFEFDEAEGIAAEDHVFTESVRLLTRDDIAALYDAAGLTLLDTYGTYDGDPHTPESPRLILHARA
- a CDS encoding dipeptidase — encoded protein: MDQALAYAHDHADTFVDQLQNWLRIPSISTDPAYNDETRRAATWLRDELARVGVQEVRLMETGGHPIVYAEHRAGDDKPTVLVYGHYDVQPPDPLDLWTSPPFEPVIKDGDARTGTLYARGACDDKGQAFMHVKALEAYLQSGTDLPVNLKFLIEGEEESGSVHLAPFIEANADLLAADVVLISDTGLFGPGIPSITYGLRGLAFVEVTLEGPSRDLHSGMYGGAIENPINALARMIADLHDDDHRITVEGFYDNVRPLSDAEREQFAALPFDVAEWAGEVGVSTTKTEGSFTALEGVSARPTLDVNGMWGGYIGKGAKTVLPSKASAKISCRLVPDQTPDEITEKLRRHFEAHVPDTMKLTFTDLHGGHGAIVDITAPAMQAAKQAMREVFGQDPYFTREGGSIPVVADFKRLLGLDSVLLGFGLDTDAIHSPDEHFGLDRFHQGIEAGIRFLKAYGG